From one Streptomyces spiramyceticus genomic stretch:
- a CDS encoding ABC transporter permease, with amino-acid sequence MFSLAMRSVRQRPGRFVATLLSAFLGAAIIMTFNSMHDTAGAKGVDDVSSESLTVAASVVGGYGTLLVFFAVASTLTVNVRQRSGEISLLRSTGATPAQIKRMIVGESAVVGLVGAVLAIGPAMLGGEALLGMFRDSGQVADSVEYAFGPIALMSGINTTLLASVGAAFLAVRRATKAAAGVRKARGRARRIAGYGALVAGTASVLTTFAMDGTDPMTMAPAAYGAILLAVGFAVFSPVLLGGLLGRLGRPIIALFGASGYLTVHNMRRRASELSGVLMPLILFTGMATGTLYMQAVESDAIKASGLTKSVEDKNLETLNLVVVGIIVVFSCIMLINSLYAATSYRGREFGQQRLAGATPGQVLGMVGCEGLVLTVTGVFFGTVAGIAGIVPFTVVRTDSVLPGRGFGIWLGIVAVAAAATLVTSLGTARRTLRTPAVGAVAVAA; translated from the coding sequence ATGTTCTCGCTGGCCATGCGCTCCGTCCGGCAGCGCCCCGGGCGCTTCGTCGCCACCCTGCTGTCGGCCTTCCTGGGGGCCGCGATCATCATGACGTTCAACTCGATGCACGACACGGCGGGCGCGAAGGGCGTCGACGACGTCAGCTCGGAATCGCTCACCGTCGCGGCGTCCGTGGTCGGCGGCTACGGCACGCTTCTGGTGTTCTTCGCCGTCGCCTCGACCCTCACCGTCAATGTGCGGCAGCGGAGCGGCGAGATCAGCCTGCTGCGCAGCACCGGCGCCACTCCCGCCCAGATCAAGCGCATGATCGTGGGTGAGTCGGCCGTCGTCGGACTGGTCGGGGCCGTGCTGGCGATCGGGCCCGCGATGCTCGGCGGTGAGGCGCTGCTCGGCATGTTCCGCGACAGCGGGCAGGTCGCCGACAGCGTGGAGTACGCCTTCGGGCCCATCGCGCTGATGTCGGGCATCAACACCACGCTGCTCGCCTCGGTGGGCGCCGCGTTCCTCGCTGTCCGGCGGGCTACGAAGGCCGCAGCCGGTGTCCGTAAGGCCCGGGGGCGGGCCCGGAGGATCGCCGGTTACGGCGCGCTCGTGGCCGGTACGGCGTCGGTGCTCACCACCTTCGCGATGGACGGCACCGACCCCATGACGATGGCACCCGCGGCGTACGGCGCCATTCTGCTGGCGGTGGGTTTCGCGGTCTTCTCGCCGGTGCTGCTGGGGGGCCTGCTCGGCCGACTCGGGCGGCCGATCATCGCGCTCTTCGGTGCGAGCGGCTATCTGACCGTCCACAACATGCGCCGACGCGCCTCGGAACTGTCCGGGGTGCTGATGCCGCTGATCCTCTTCACCGGCATGGCGACGGGGACGCTGTACATGCAGGCTGTCGAGAGCGACGCGATCAAGGCGTCGGGCCTCACCAAATCGGTCGAGGACAAGAACCTGGAGACGCTGAACCTCGTGGTCGTCGGCATCATCGTGGTCTTCTCCTGCATCATGCTGATCAACAGTCTGTACGCCGCGACCTCGTACCGGGGCCGGGAGTTCGGCCAGCAGCGGCTCGCCGGGGCCACCCCGGGGCAGGTGCTCGGGATGGTCGGCTGCGAGGGGCTCGTGCTGACGGTGACCGGGGTGTTCTTCGGGACTGTGGCGGGGATCGCCGGGATCGTGCCGTTCACCGTGGTCCGTACCGACTCGGTCCTGCCGGGCCGGGGCTTCGGGATCTGGCTGGGCATCGTGGCGGTCGCCGCTGCGGCAACTCTGGTCACCAGCCTCGGCACCGCCCGCCGGACGCTCCGTACCCCGGCGGTGGGGGCGGTGGCGGTGGCCGCTTGA
- a CDS encoding GNAT family N-acetyltransferase, producing MTEVFLRRLTRWQADQQRESIADLYVAAYRGETDQEYHDRRGFLKRFADDVQRPGFDMLVASETTLAGCIYGYPPHREGEWWHGMRGDVPEAVADTELAAPGKVFVVVELMVTPTRRRSGIATRLQERLLTRVDADLVTTLVAPANTSAAAAFRSWGWSPTGGVTLGEGRPALDVWSRRP from the coding sequence ATGACAGAGGTGTTCTTGCGGCGGCTGACCCGATGGCAGGCCGACCAGCAACGAGAGTCCATCGCCGACCTGTACGTCGCGGCGTACCGCGGAGAGACGGACCAGGAGTACCACGACCGGCGGGGCTTCCTGAAGCGCTTCGCCGACGATGTACAGCGCCCCGGCTTCGACATGCTGGTCGCCAGCGAGACAACGCTGGCCGGCTGCATATACGGCTACCCGCCGCACCGGGAGGGCGAGTGGTGGCACGGTATGCGCGGGGACGTACCGGAGGCCGTCGCGGACACGGAGCTCGCCGCCCCGGGCAAGGTCTTCGTCGTCGTCGAACTGATGGTGACCCCCACGCGCCGCCGCAGCGGTATCGCGACCCGCCTCCAGGAACGCCTGCTCACCCGGGTCGACGCCGATCTGGTCACCACGCTCGTCGCACCGGCGAACACGTCGGCCGCGGCGGCGTTCCGCTCGTGGGGCTGGTCGCCGACCGGCGGCGTCACGCTGGGCGAAGGGCGTCCCGCACTCGACGTATGGAGCCGCAGACCCTGA
- a CDS encoding bifunctional 3'-5' exonuclease/DNA polymerase, whose amino-acid sequence MSNRWAVAPTDGGGALLVPLGRDGRPAGGVREEADLAAAVAARPGVGRWVWRSTAEIYPRLLAAGVRVERCYDIEDAESLLLGHEGRHGEPHSAAAAWARLHDRPVPPDPPQRAAEPGSQSSLFEPQPVAVPFDALLEVYADQQRRHDAAETPDRMRLLTAAESAGMLVAAEMNGAGLPWRADVHRVLLAELLGERYAGGGEPRRLAELTDEVSAAFGRRVRPELPADVIKAFGQAGIKVKSTRRWELEEVDHPAVGPLIAYKKLYRIYTAHGWGWLQDWVREGRFRPQYLPGGTITGRWVTNGGGALQIPKVIRRAVIADEGWRLVVADADQMEPRVLAAISRDPGLMDVAGQPGDLYKAVSDRAFAGDRDMAKLAVLGAVYGQTSGDGLKNLAALRRRFPRAVAYVDDAARAGEEQRLVRTWLGRTCPPAVGSGDDGEAGIPQDSGTGGTEGEKEEEETGARDREFTPGYASTNVRARGRFTRNFVVQGSAADWALLMMAALRQSLNAAGLRAELVFFQHDEVIVHCPAEEAETVAEAIRAAGDLAGRIAFGETPVRFPFTTAIVECYADAK is encoded by the coding sequence ATGAGCAATCGCTGGGCCGTCGCACCGACCGACGGCGGTGGAGCGCTGCTCGTGCCGCTGGGGCGGGACGGGCGGCCGGCCGGCGGCGTGCGCGAAGAGGCAGACCTCGCGGCGGCGGTCGCGGCCAGGCCCGGCGTCGGCCGCTGGGTATGGCGGTCCACCGCCGAGATCTATCCGCGGCTGCTTGCCGCCGGCGTCCGCGTCGAGCGCTGCTACGACATCGAGGACGCGGAGTCACTGCTGCTCGGCCACGAGGGCCGGCACGGTGAGCCGCATTCGGCCGCCGCGGCCTGGGCCCGGCTGCACGACCGGCCCGTACCGCCCGATCCACCGCAGCGCGCCGCCGAGCCCGGATCACAATCGTCGCTCTTCGAACCGCAGCCAGTGGCAGTTCCCTTCGACGCCCTCCTTGAGGTGTACGCCGATCAGCAGCGCAGGCACGACGCCGCCGAGACCCCCGACCGGATGCGGCTGCTGACCGCCGCCGAGTCGGCGGGAATGCTGGTGGCCGCCGAGATGAACGGGGCGGGGCTGCCGTGGCGGGCGGACGTGCACCGGGTGCTGCTGGCGGAGTTGCTCGGGGAACGGTATGCGGGCGGCGGCGAGCCGAGACGCCTGGCGGAGCTGACGGACGAAGTGTCGGCGGCGTTCGGGCGGCGCGTCCGCCCGGAGCTGCCCGCAGATGTCATCAAGGCCTTCGGGCAGGCCGGGATCAAGGTGAAATCGACCCGCCGCTGGGAGCTGGAGGAGGTCGACCACCCCGCAGTGGGTCCGCTCATCGCGTACAAGAAGCTGTACCGGATCTATACGGCCCACGGCTGGGGCTGGCTCCAGGACTGGGTGCGCGAGGGCCGTTTCAGACCCCAGTACCTGCCGGGCGGCACGATCACCGGGCGATGGGTGACCAATGGCGGCGGCGCTCTGCAGATCCCGAAGGTGATCCGGCGTGCGGTGATCGCGGACGAAGGCTGGCGGCTCGTGGTCGCCGACGCGGACCAGATGGAGCCGCGCGTACTGGCCGCGATCTCGCGCGACCCCGGCCTGATGGACGTGGCGGGCCAGCCGGGCGACCTCTACAAGGCGGTCTCCGACCGGGCGTTCGCCGGTGACCGCGACATGGCGAAGCTCGCCGTGCTCGGCGCGGTGTACGGGCAGACGTCCGGCGACGGCCTGAAAAACCTGGCCGCGCTGCGAAGACGCTTCCCGCGTGCCGTCGCGTATGTCGACGACGCGGCGCGCGCGGGCGAGGAGCAGCGGCTGGTACGGACCTGGCTGGGGCGGACCTGCCCGCCTGCGGTCGGTTCGGGCGACGACGGCGAGGCGGGGATTCCGCAGGACAGCGGAACAGGCGGAACAGAGGGCGAGAAAGAGGAGGAGGAAACTGGCGCGAGAGACCGGGAGTTCACCCCGGGGTACGCCTCGACGAATGTCCGCGCACGCGGCCGCTTCACGCGGAACTTCGTGGTGCAGGGCAGCGCCGCCGACTGGGCGCTGCTGATGATGGCCGCGCTGCGGCAGTCGCTGAACGCCGCCGGGCTCCGGGCGGAGCTGGTCTTCTTCCAGCACGACGAGGTGATCGTGCACTGCCCGGCCGAGGAGGCGGAGACAGTCGCGGAGGCGATCCGCGCGGCCGGTGACCTGGCCGGGCGGATCGCCTTCGGGGAAACGCCGGTGCGGTTTCCGTTCACCACGGCGATCGTGGAGTGCTACGCCGACGCGAAGTGA
- a CDS encoding VOC family protein, with translation MITTDFVPGSPCWIDIGAPDVPATAAFYGSVLGWDFQPMDPDTPEGGQYGVFKQNGKTVGGIGLLTEEGARSAWMIYFNTNDADATTAAVEQNGGKVRVAPMDADGEGRMAQYTDPQGGQFAVWQPGKTKGLEVADQPGGLCWTELYTTDSAAAKEFYGSLFGWQSQDMVLPGDGGTYSMIIPAGQPDERMHGGIMQLPTDALTLTGGRPYWHPVFAVDDCDDTVAKVTGNGGSVQMGPEDAEGVGRLAVCVDPSGADFVVLKPVPGATGA, from the coding sequence ATGATCACCACCGACTTCGTGCCCGGCTCTCCGTGCTGGATCGACATCGGCGCCCCTGATGTACCTGCCACGGCGGCCTTCTACGGCTCGGTGCTCGGCTGGGACTTCCAGCCGATGGATCCGGATACGCCGGAGGGAGGCCAGTACGGCGTCTTCAAGCAGAACGGCAAGACCGTCGGCGGAATCGGCCTGCTCACCGAGGAGGGGGCCCGCTCGGCCTGGATGATCTACTTCAATACGAACGACGCCGACGCCACGACCGCGGCGGTCGAGCAGAACGGCGGCAAGGTGCGTGTCGCCCCGATGGACGCCGACGGCGAGGGCCGGATGGCGCAGTACACCGACCCGCAGGGCGGTCAGTTCGCCGTCTGGCAGCCGGGGAAGACCAAGGGGCTGGAAGTGGCAGACCAGCCGGGCGGCCTGTGCTGGACCGAGCTCTACACGACCGACTCGGCCGCCGCGAAGGAGTTCTACGGCAGCCTCTTCGGCTGGCAGAGCCAGGACATGGTGCTGCCGGGCGACGGTGGGACGTACTCGATGATCATTCCCGCCGGCCAGCCCGACGAGCGCATGCACGGCGGGATCATGCAGCTCCCCACAGACGCACTCACGCTGACCGGCGGCCGCCCGTACTGGCACCCGGTGTTCGCGGTCGACGACTGCGACGACACCGTCGCCAAGGTCACGGGGAACGGCGGAAGCGTGCAGATGGGCCCGGAGGACGCCGAGGGAGTGGGGCGCCTCGCGGTGTGCGTCGACCCGTCCGGCGCGGACTTCGTGGTGCTGAAGCCGGTGCCCGGAGCGACCGGCGCCTGA
- a CDS encoding DUF2786 domain-containing protein: MEPVEQVEKAVAAAVYAEGDAGLDLGASLLAAAPWAEAGRELLRRGEEFVRRAWERGWQPADVARMVRRELDDRHVRLAADLIAAENRRYARARLAPRWEAQLRDLEAAEAWWGSDEAYADALAGREKADRFSLATALLELFRLLIRLPAIESVGPPPGEPVHVTAPSAGDHGEPRMLTRIRALLAKAEATDYPQEAEALTGKAQELMARHSIDEALLAARGHTGDTPAACRIGVDAPYETAKAILLDAAASANRCRAVWNSSFGFSTVVGFEPDLESVELLYTSLLVQGTSAMTRAEAAQRAGGRKRTKAFRQAFLTAYASRVGHRLSEATEHVTAAEEETDGSLLPVLAARDVAVEDRTERMFPETTSARVRGVTDHAGWEHGTAAADRADMPRARRPIRPGN, from the coding sequence GTGGAACCGGTGGAACAGGTCGAGAAGGCGGTCGCAGCGGCGGTGTACGCCGAGGGCGACGCGGGCCTGGACCTCGGCGCCTCGCTCCTCGCCGCCGCACCGTGGGCCGAAGCGGGCCGCGAACTGCTGCGCCGGGGCGAGGAGTTCGTACGCCGAGCCTGGGAGCGCGGCTGGCAGCCCGCCGATGTGGCCCGCATGGTCCGCCGCGAGCTCGACGACCGCCACGTCCGCCTGGCCGCCGACCTGATCGCGGCGGAGAACCGACGGTACGCGCGAGCACGGCTGGCGCCGCGCTGGGAGGCCCAGCTCCGCGACCTGGAGGCGGCCGAGGCCTGGTGGGGAAGCGACGAGGCGTACGCCGACGCGCTCGCCGGGCGCGAGAAGGCGGACCGCTTCTCACTCGCGACGGCGCTCCTCGAACTCTTCCGCCTCCTGATCCGCCTCCCCGCGATCGAGTCGGTGGGCCCGCCCCCGGGCGAGCCCGTGCACGTAACCGCACCTTCCGCCGGTGACCACGGCGAGCCGCGCATGCTCACCCGCATCCGCGCCCTGCTGGCCAAGGCCGAGGCGACCGACTACCCGCAGGAGGCGGAGGCGCTCACCGGCAAGGCGCAGGAGCTGATGGCGCGGCACAGCATCGACGAGGCGCTCCTGGCCGCGCGCGGGCACACCGGCGATACGCCGGCCGCGTGCCGGATCGGCGTGGACGCGCCGTACGAGACGGCGAAGGCGATCCTCCTGGACGCCGCAGCCTCCGCGAACCGCTGCCGTGCCGTGTGGAACAGCAGCTTCGGCTTCTCCACGGTCGTCGGCTTCGAACCGGACCTCGAATCCGTCGAGTTGCTCTATACGTCGCTGCTGGTGCAGGGCACGTCGGCGATGACCCGTGCGGAGGCGGCCCAGCGTGCGGGCGGCCGTAAGCGGACCAAGGCGTTCCGTCAGGCGTTCCTGACGGCGTACGCGAGCCGCGTGGGCCACCGCCTGTCCGAAGCCACGGAGCACGTCACGGCAGCGGAGGAGGAGACGGACGGCTCGCTGCTGCCGGTACTGGCGGCGCGGGACGTGGCGGTGGAGGACCGTACGGAGCGGATGTTCCCGGAGACGACGTCGGCGCGGGTGCGCGGGGTTACGGACCACGCGGGCTGGGAACACGGCACGGCCGCCGCGGACCGGGCGGACATGCCGAGGGCGCGGCGCCCGATCCGCCCCGGAAACTGA
- a CDS encoding AfsR/SARP family transcriptional regulator yields the protein MRFGLLGPLTVYDDETGEHRPVRSAKGRALLAALLTRPNRVVPVSELKAALWDDEPPPSAHASLHNHVTRLRRLLAEEDRLRAVPPGYLLRVGPGELDTDVFEQRVRAARAAHAQGDWAETVARARGALELWRGTPQDAAPALVQRLREARLLVLEWRYDAELHLGGHEGGALVPELAALVAEFPLREAFHRQLMLVLHRSGRQPEALAVFQSLRRTLVEELGVDPGPAVQEAYQEVLRDPAPAVASAPPSEPERRSPTPGPRTPHPAQLPPPPAHFTGRSDVVTALCAALTGAAPGPHVVVLSGMAGVGKSALALHVSHRLRGEFPGGQLYFNLHGATPCMAPLTVSQVLCALLRDLGVDPCRVPEEADAAAALLRSTLAPTRTLLVFDDAASAAQVRPLLPAGAGCAVIVTSRSSLAALDGAVRFPLAPLSARDSTDLLRSVSGRGELLDAGDAERLVERCGRLPLALRVVAARLAARRALAPGVLAGLLDAEAGRLDHLEYDDLSVRSSLSVAHDALNGSDRRPDLDAALALRRLGALDLPEYGAPLVARLMDTGVPRAAAALDRLVDVALLDEVSYGRFAPHDLVRDFARELAARHHTAPDLDAAVERGLRWYAESARQAGLALLPPGREGEIRVPPPIDPVTATPFDSEAAAFAWGDRELPQLVALAERYAFTSATARLLIRACFPYLQRRGRLQELIALNRLGLGAARHAGDTEAEAHALTDLAGVHFMSGRREEAMVLNDEATALWRRLGADHRIQRGLANRGMLCERLGRHAEAAEALEQSLGYARRLSDDHGEAIILSHLGNLHEHTDARAAIGYHELSLAAGLRLGSALLQYSAHCNIGFAHLTLGEQDAALPHFDEGLRLMGDDGDWQTQSQTRLGRVRALRALARTGYAEQECTLLLDRAQERGDTYTEGLARHEYGHLLRAAEREAEAFAQWRLALAALDGTDTSVRGELDALLADSG from the coding sequence ATGCGATTCGGCCTGCTAGGTCCGCTGACCGTGTACGACGACGAGACGGGCGAGCACCGTCCCGTACGCAGCGCCAAGGGCCGCGCCCTCCTTGCCGCACTGCTGACGCGCCCGAACCGCGTCGTTCCCGTGAGCGAGCTGAAGGCCGCGCTCTGGGACGACGAGCCGCCGCCGTCCGCCCACGCCTCCCTCCACAACCACGTCACCCGCCTCCGCCGCCTGCTCGCCGAGGAGGACCGGCTGCGCGCCGTACCGCCCGGCTATCTGCTGCGCGTCGGTCCCGGCGAGCTGGACACGGACGTCTTCGAGCAGCGCGTACGGGCGGCCCGCGCCGCGCACGCGCAGGGCGACTGGGCCGAGACGGTGGCCCGGGCCCGGGGCGCGCTGGAACTGTGGCGGGGCACGCCGCAGGACGCGGCGCCCGCGCTCGTACAACGGCTGCGGGAGGCGAGGCTGCTGGTGCTGGAGTGGCGGTACGACGCCGAGCTGCACCTAGGCGGTCACGAGGGCGGCGCACTGGTGCCGGAACTGGCGGCGCTGGTCGCGGAGTTCCCGTTGCGGGAGGCGTTTCACCGGCAGCTGATGCTCGTACTGCACCGGTCGGGCCGGCAGCCGGAGGCGCTCGCCGTCTTCCAGTCGCTGCGCCGGACGCTGGTGGAGGAGCTGGGCGTGGACCCGGGCCCGGCGGTCCAGGAGGCCTACCAGGAGGTCCTCCGCGACCCGGCCCCGGCGGTTGCTTCCGCTCCGCCGTCCGAACCGGAACGCCGCTCACCCACGCCTGGGCCCCGTACGCCACACCCTGCCCAACTGCCTCCCCCACCAGCCCATTTCACGGGCAGATCGGACGTAGTCACGGCCCTGTGCGCCGCGCTCACCGGCGCGGCGCCCGGGCCCCATGTCGTCGTACTCAGCGGCATGGCCGGTGTCGGGAAGAGCGCGCTCGCGCTGCATGTCTCGCACCGGTTGCGTGGGGAATTCCCCGGCGGGCAGCTGTATTTCAACCTCCACGGGGCCACCCCCTGCATGGCTCCGCTCACCGTCTCGCAGGTCCTCTGCGCCCTCCTCCGTGACCTGGGTGTCGACCCGTGCCGCGTGCCCGAAGAGGCGGACGCCGCGGCCGCGTTGCTGCGCTCCACGCTGGCGCCGACCCGTACCCTCCTGGTCTTCGACGACGCGGCGTCGGCCGCCCAGGTGCGGCCGCTGCTGCCCGCCGGGGCCGGTTGCGCGGTCATCGTCACCAGCCGGTCATCGCTCGCCGCCCTCGACGGCGCGGTCCGGTTCCCGCTCGCTCCCCTGTCGGCGCGCGACAGCACCGACCTGCTCCGCAGCGTTTCGGGGCGCGGGGAACTGCTCGACGCCGGGGACGCGGAGCGGCTCGTCGAGCGGTGCGGGCGGCTGCCGCTCGCGCTGCGTGTCGTCGCCGCGCGGCTCGCGGCCCGGCGTGCGCTGGCCCCGGGCGTACTGGCCGGGCTGCTCGACGCCGAGGCGGGCCGCCTCGATCACCTGGAGTACGACGACCTGAGCGTGCGGAGTTCGCTGTCCGTCGCGCACGACGCGCTGAACGGTTCCGACCGGCGCCCCGACCTCGACGCCGCCCTCGCCCTGCGCCGCCTCGGCGCGCTCGATCTGCCCGAGTACGGTGCGCCGCTGGTCGCCCGCCTGATGGACACCGGCGTTCCGCGCGCGGCCGCCGCGCTCGACAGGCTGGTGGACGTCGCGCTGCTGGACGAGGTGTCGTACGGCCGGTTCGCCCCGCACGACCTCGTACGGGACTTCGCCCGCGAGCTCGCCGCCCGCCACCACACCGCCCCCGACCTGGACGCCGCCGTGGAGCGCGGCCTGCGCTGGTACGCCGAATCCGCCCGGCAGGCAGGGCTTGCCCTCCTCCCGCCCGGCCGCGAGGGCGAGATCCGGGTGCCGCCGCCGATCGACCCCGTCACCGCCACGCCCTTCGACTCGGAGGCGGCGGCGTTCGCGTGGGGCGACCGTGAGCTGCCGCAGCTCGTCGCGCTCGCCGAGAGATACGCGTTCACCTCGGCGACCGCCCGCCTGCTGATCCGGGCCTGCTTCCCGTACCTCCAACGCAGGGGCAGGCTCCAGGAGCTGATCGCCCTCAACCGGCTCGGGCTCGGCGCCGCGCGGCACGCCGGTGACACCGAGGCCGAGGCGCACGCCCTCACCGACCTCGCGGGCGTGCATTTCATGAGCGGCAGGAGAGAGGAGGCGATGGTCCTCAACGACGAGGCGACCGCACTGTGGCGCCGGCTCGGCGCCGACCACCGAATCCAACGCGGCCTCGCCAACCGGGGCATGCTCTGCGAACGCCTCGGCCGTCACGCCGAGGCCGCCGAGGCCCTCGAACAGAGCCTTGGCTACGCGCGTCGCCTCAGCGACGACCATGGCGAGGCGATCATCCTCAGCCACCTCGGCAATCTGCACGAGCACACCGACGCCCGCGCCGCCATCGGCTACCACGAGCTCAGCCTCGCCGCCGGCCTGCGGCTCGGCAGCGCGTTGCTCCAGTACAGCGCGCACTGCAACATCGGCTTCGCCCACCTCACCCTCGGCGAACAGGACGCCGCCCTGCCCCACTTCGACGAGGGCCTGCGCCTCATGGGCGACGACGGCGACTGGCAGACACAGTCCCAGACCCGCCTCGGCCGCGTCCGCGCCCTGCGGGCCCTCGCGCGCACGGGTTACGCCGAGCAGGAGTGCACGCTGCTGCTCGACCGGGCCCAGGAGCGCGGCGACACCTACACCGAGGGCCTCGCGCGGCACGAGTACGGCCACCTCCTGCGGGCGGCGGAGCGCGAGGCGGAGGCGTTCGCCCAGTGGCGGCTGGCCCTGGCGGCGCTCGACGGTACGGATACGAGTGTCCGCGGCGAACTCGACGCCCTTCTTGCCGACTCCGGGTGA
- a CDS encoding ABC transporter ATP-binding protein, with product MFRRKDHRQDHRKDQKHSRRGAEALRLVSVSKVYGTEESAVTALDRVTLSLPAGTFTAVMGPSGSGKSTLLQCAAGLDRPDAGQVMVDGEEMTGGTESELTRFRRRRIGFVFQQYNLLPTLTVEQNTTLPLKLAGRRIDRARAQQILTQVGLGDRLGHRPDQLSGGQRQRVAIARALVTEPSVVFADEPTGALDTRSARDVLRLLQGAVRVHGRTVVMVTHDPVAASYADSVLFLADGRLAGRLNAPTVDAVAERLAHLGDSVDGMDGMDHGVVEVGV from the coding sequence ATGTTCCGCCGTAAAGACCACCGTCAAGACCACCGTAAAGATCAGAAGCACAGCCGCAGGGGCGCAGAAGCGCTGCGTCTCGTATCGGTCAGCAAGGTGTACGGAACCGAGGAGAGCGCCGTGACCGCGCTCGACCGGGTGACGCTGAGCCTGCCCGCCGGAACCTTCACCGCGGTCATGGGGCCGTCCGGATCGGGCAAGTCCACCCTGCTCCAGTGCGCGGCGGGTCTCGACCGGCCGGACGCCGGTCAGGTCATGGTGGACGGCGAGGAGATGACGGGCGGCACAGAGTCCGAGCTGACCAGGTTCCGGCGCCGGCGGATCGGCTTCGTCTTCCAGCAGTACAACCTGCTGCCGACCCTGACCGTCGAGCAGAACACCACCCTCCCGCTGAAGCTCGCAGGCCGGCGCATCGACCGGGCCAGGGCGCAGCAGATCCTCACCCAGGTCGGCCTCGGCGACCGGCTCGGGCACCGTCCCGACCAGCTCTCCGGCGGGCAGCGGCAGCGCGTCGCCATCGCACGGGCGCTGGTGACCGAGCCCAGTGTGGTTTTCGCGGACGAGCCGACGGGGGCGCTGGACACGCGCAGCGCGCGGGACGTGCTGCGGCTGCTTCAGGGCGCGGTACGGGTCCATGGCCGGACCGTGGTGATGGTGACGCACGACCCGGTGGCTGCTTCGTACGCCGACTCCGTGCTTTTCCTGGCGGACGGCCGGCTGGCCGGCCGGCTGAACGCGCCGACCGTGGACGCCGTCGCCGAGCGGCTCGCGCACCTGGGCGACAGCGTGGACGGCATGGACGGCATGGACCACGGCGTTGTCGAAGTAGGGGTGTGA
- a CDS encoding potassium channel family protein, with product MARYLHSLRRRNSSRIRGRGKRLAEQYPGQHGDQRVAVIGLGRFGSSLANELTRRGWDVLGLDTDPRLVQKHSDILAHAAVADCTDPEVLRQLGVHEFTSAVVGIGTDIEASILVSTNLLEAEVPNIWAKAISRQHGQILERLGVHHVVLPEHEMGERVAHLVTGRMLDFIQFDDDYALVKSVAPEVATGLPLGQSQVRSKYGVTVVGIKRPGEDFTYATAETVVEKGDVVVVTGRTRAVEAFTDLA from the coding sequence TTGGCTAGATATCTGCACTCCCTGCGCAGGCGCAACAGCAGCCGTATCCGCGGCCGCGGCAAGCGGCTCGCCGAGCAGTACCCCGGGCAGCACGGCGACCAACGGGTCGCGGTGATCGGCCTGGGCCGGTTCGGCAGCTCGCTCGCCAACGAGCTGACCCGGCGCGGCTGGGACGTACTCGGCCTGGACACCGATCCCCGGCTCGTCCAGAAACACAGCGACATCCTCGCCCACGCCGCGGTCGCCGACTGCACCGATCCGGAAGTCCTGCGCCAGCTGGGCGTGCACGAATTCACCAGCGCGGTCGTCGGCATCGGCACCGACATCGAGGCCAGCATCCTGGTCTCCACCAACCTCCTCGAAGCCGAGGTGCCCAACATCTGGGCGAAGGCGATCAGCCGCCAGCACGGGCAGATCCTGGAGCGTCTCGGTGTCCACCATGTCGTCCTGCCCGAGCACGAGATGGGCGAGCGCGTGGCCCACCTGGTGACCGGCCGGATGCTGGACTTCATCCAGTTCGACGACGACTACGCCCTGGTCAAGTCTGTCGCTCCGGAGGTCGCCACGGGGCTCCCTCTCGGGCAGAGCCAGGTGCGCTCGAAGTACGGAGTGACCGTTGTCGGCATCAAGCGTCCCGGGGAGGACTTCACGTACGCGACGGCGGAGACGGTGGTCGAGAAGGGTGACGTAGTCGTCGTCACCGGCAGGACCCGTGCGGTGGAGGCATTCACCGATCTGGCCTGA